From the genome of Fortiea contorta PCC 7126, one region includes:
- a CDS encoding DUF4396 domain-containing protein → MRPKSILWIVLLVLTLGLVLLTPRLGIGQELPDYLERIPNSIAQNSPLPQPASNSNMPSMNMSGMNEANFKSSAWIDTVLIVWFSLTVLSVIYVSWDAFTSNPELTVMKWGWLLVTLYTGVIGAALYILSCKEPAPMQHEEFVKPLWKQTVGSTIHCLAGDATGIIVAAAITMTLGLPMWLDVISEYFFGFAFGLFVFQSLFMKDMLGGSYLKAVRRSFMPEWLSMNAVMAGMIPVMVILMSRDMTAMEATSIRFWGVMSLATLVGFVVAFPVNMWLVAVGLKHGMGTVRALGKGGHSLAAEREEITATSDKVPAPNADTDQFMEGM, encoded by the coding sequence ATGCGTCCCAAATCAATTTTATGGATAGTTTTACTAGTACTAACTCTGGGATTAGTGCTATTAACTCCTCGTTTAGGAATAGGCCAGGAATTACCTGATTATCTTGAGAGAATTCCTAATTCTATTGCTCAAAACTCACCTTTACCTCAGCCTGCGAGCAACTCAAATATGCCCAGCATGAATATGTCTGGCATGAATGAGGCAAACTTCAAAAGTTCTGCTTGGATTGATACTGTTTTGATTGTTTGGTTTAGTCTGACAGTTCTCTCAGTAATTTATGTATCCTGGGATGCGTTCACTAGTAATCCTGAACTAACTGTAATGAAGTGGGGATGGTTGTTAGTGACTCTTTACACAGGAGTAATTGGTGCGGCACTGTACATTCTGTCTTGTAAAGAACCAGCTCCAATGCAGCATGAAGAGTTTGTCAAGCCATTGTGGAAACAGACCGTTGGTTCGACAATTCACTGTTTAGCTGGTGATGCAACGGGAATTATCGTTGCTGCCGCAATTACCATGACCCTCGGACTACCCATGTGGCTTGATGTAATTTCTGAGTATTTTTTCGGCTTTGCCTTTGGGCTGTTTGTTTTTCAATCTTTGTTTATGAAAGATATGCTGGGTGGTTCATATCTCAAAGCCGTCCGGCGTTCTTTTATGCCGGAATGGCTTTCAATGAATGCGGTGATGGCAGGAATGATTCCAGTAATGGTCATCCTGATGAGCCGTGATATGACAGCGATGGAGGCAACCTCAATTCGGTTCTGGGGCGTGATGTCTTTGGCAACTTTAGTAGGATTTGTAGTTGCTTTTCCCGTTAATATGTGGCTAGTTGCTGTTGGTCTAAAACATGGGATGGGAACCGTTCGGGCATTAGGTAAAGGTGGTCACAGTTTAGCTGCTGAAAGAGAAGAAATTACAGCAACTTCCGATAAAGTGCCTGCACCCAATGCTGATACAGACCAGTTTATGGAAGGAATGTAA
- a CDS encoding multicopper oxidase family protein, whose translation MKTRRNIEMNSSAGDLHAGMSMKPKATRSQLLAVTLLTLLALAFGVFIAALYGNFTMSARNMQPESMPGMNMGNQSMPGMNMNNDNKSMSGMNMGGTKFPTPVSSLPPAPMSSVTQMNGLVMPPGMIMTSDMSMEAMADMAAVDLTKIAYSAPVDARGDQTLTPKLENGVKIFNLDASLIKWNILPNVQVAAYAFNRQVPGPQIRVTEGDRVRIVVKNNLPESTTVHWHGMILPNNMDGPADVTQKPIAPGASYIYEFTVKQAGTYFYHSHKDVDRQQTLGMYGALIIDPKNKPKTPAYDQDVLVQLQEWTIKQGYTFPAMPMEGLMPNFFTINGKAYPSTETINAKIGQKIRFRFIGSNNAFIHPMHIHGGPFKIIETDGNPLPAVAQIEKDTINVAPGERYDVIWTARDQGKWLLHCHIAHHATNDNVEVEGGGGLTMIINVT comes from the coding sequence ATGAAAACCCGTCGAAATATAGAGATGAATTCTTCTGCTGGCGATTTGCACGCGGGTATGTCAATGAAACCCAAAGCTACGCGATCGCAACTTCTAGCAGTGACGCTGTTAACACTATTAGCCTTAGCATTTGGTGTTTTCATCGCCGCACTCTACGGCAACTTTACCATGAGTGCTAGGAATATGCAGCCTGAGTCAATGCCAGGAATGAATATGGGCAACCAATCCATGCCTGGGATGAATATGAATAACGACAACAAGTCAATGTCTGGCATGAATATGGGTGGCACCAAATTTCCGACTCCAGTATCATCACTACCGCCTGCACCCATGAGTAGCGTCACTCAAATGAATGGTTTAGTCATGCCCCCAGGAATGATTATGACCTCTGATATGAGCATGGAAGCAATGGCAGACATGGCAGCAGTAGACTTGACAAAGATAGCCTATAGTGCTCCCGTTGATGCACGAGGGGATCAGACTCTAACACCTAAACTAGAGAATGGTGTGAAAATCTTTAACCTTGATGCTTCTTTGATCAAATGGAATATCCTACCAAACGTTCAAGTAGCTGCTTATGCTTTCAACCGTCAAGTTCCGGGGCCGCAGATTCGAGTTACTGAAGGCGATCGCGTCCGGATTGTAGTCAAGAACAACTTACCAGAATCAACCACAGTACATTGGCATGGCATGATTTTACCCAACAACATGGACGGGCCAGCCGATGTTACCCAAAAGCCAATTGCACCTGGTGCGAGCTATATCTACGAGTTTACTGTTAAGCAAGCAGGCACTTACTTTTACCACTCTCACAAAGATGTAGATCGTCAGCAAACTTTAGGGATGTACGGTGCGTTAATCATCGATCCCAAGAATAAACCAAAAACTCCTGCCTACGATCAAGACGTTTTGGTTCAGCTTCAGGAGTGGACAATAAAGCAAGGCTACACCTTTCCAGCAATGCCGATGGAAGGGCTAATGCCTAACTTCTTCACGATTAATGGTAAAGCTTATCCCTCTACTGAAACAATCAACGCCAAAATTGGTCAAAAAATCCGCTTCCGCTTTATTGGTTCAAATAATGCCTTCATCCACCCAATGCATATTCATGGCGGCCCATTCAAAATTATTGAAACAGACGGTAATCCTCTACCCGCCGTTGCCCAAATAGAAAAGGACACTATCAATGTAGCTCCCGGTGAACGCTACGACGTAATTTGGACAGCTCGCGATCAGGGTAAGTGGTTGCTACATTGCCACATTGCCCATCACGCAACAAACGACAACGTTGAGGTGGAAGGTGGGGGTGGCTTAACAATGATTATTAACGTTACCTAA